In Mytilus trossulus isolate FHL-02 chromosome 14, PNRI_Mtr1.1.1.hap1, whole genome shotgun sequence, a genomic segment contains:
- the LOC134697810 gene encoding lysosome membrane protein 2-like, with protein sequence MVSLTPTKLVGCFMFGIVLVLIGGIVDILYHEILPKRIQKEVTLDKGSKIYDDWVENPVTTYFQVWVFDIQNHEEVTERGDKPFLAERGPYTYREYRQKYNITYHANKTVSYRELQYYVFDEEASVGPESDIITSANVLMMTLADIIKREYSYVTELAEIILDAADDSKLLTKYTVSQLLWGYEDPLLKRVNSILQKYNKTIDIRIGLFYGKNNTDDGLYTVFMEKSKLGEISRWNRLKELPHWTTKTCRMINGTEGRFFHPDVKTKDILYVFASDLYRSFYLDYLGEKSIKNIQLYSFVIPDELFAVTDDNAGFCTPYGHCTPAGLQNISLFKQNAPIYMSQPHFYAGDPEIINSVIGLHPTPIIHQTILDVEPMTGIVMNINKRLQINIYLQNVTNIRDSARFKDGLYLPMAWVNESAGLDDKSAKKFKSEILQPLQLAQGLEYAFIITGCLLSGSLQDKQLLAKLSSGDVIAQEMKYHPSCLAAVYNRERSRTRQTEIESSWTQEETIMKETALAELVTYNFETQRNSEESVVF encoded by the exons ATGGTATCCTTGACGCCAACAAAACTAGTAGGATGTTTTATGTTTGGCATTGTGTTGGTTTTGATTGGCGGAATTGTAGATATTCTTTACCATGAAATTTTACCAAAGAGGATACAAAAG GAAGTGACTCTCGACAAGGGTTCCAAGATATACGATGATTGGGTTGAAAATCCTGTAACAACATACTTTCAAGTCTGGGTGTTTGATATTCAGAATCATGAAGAAGTAACAGAAAGAGGCGATAAGCCGTTTCTTGCCGAGAGAGGACCTTACACATATAG GGAATATCGACAGAAATACAACATCACATATCATGCAAATAAAACCGTGTCATATAGAGAGCTTCAGTATTACGTATTTGACGAAGAGGCTTCTGTGGGACCTGAGTCTGATATTATCACATCTGCAAATGTCCTGATGATG acgCTGGCAGACATTATTAAACGAGAATATAGTTATGTAACAGAGTTAGCAGAAATTATTTTGGATGCAGCAGACGACAGCAAGCTACTCACTAAATATACAGTTTCCCAGTTATTATGGGGATATGAAGACCCGCTTTTAAAAAGAGTTAATTCTATTctacaaaaatacaataaaaccaTTGATATTAGAATAGGACTATTTTATGGA AAAAATAATACAGATGATGGTTTATACACAGTTTTTATGGAGAAGTCAAAATTAGGAGAGATTAGTCGCTGGAATAGGTTAAA ggAGCTTCCACATTGGACAACAAAAACATGTCGCATGATAAATGGAACAG AAGGCAGATTTTTCCATCCAGATGTTAAGACAAAAGACATATTATATGTGTTTGCATCAGATTTGTACAG ATCATTCTACCTGGATTATTTAGGAGAGAAGTCAATAAAGAACATACAATTATATAGCTTTGTTATACCAGATGAATTATTTGCTGTAACGGACGATAATGCTGGATTTTGTACTCCTTACGGTCATTGCACACCTGCAGGATTGCAGAACATAAGCTTGTTTAAACAAAATG CACCCATCTATATGTCACAGCCACATTTCTACGCTGGAGATCCAGAAATtataaacagtgtgattggtcTACATCCTACACCAATAATACATCAAACTATTCTAGATGTAGAACCG atGACGGGTATtgtaatgaatataaataaaagactacagattaacatatatttacaaaatgttacgAATATCAG AGATTCTGCACGTTTTAAAGATGGTCTGTACTTACCTATGGCTTGGGTAAATGAG AGTGCTGGGTTGGATGACAAAAGTGCCAAGAagtttaaaagtgaaatattgCAGCCATTACAGTTGGCTCAGGGATTAGAATATGCCTTCATTATAACTGGTTGTTTGCTATCTGGCT CTCTTCAGGATAAACAACTGTTGGCAAAGCTGAGTAGTGGTGATGTTATAGCACAAGAGATGAAGTATCACCCGTCTTGTCTCGCAGCTGTATATAATAGAGAGAGATCAAGGACGAGACAAACAGAGATCGAAAGCAGTTGGACACAAGAGGAAACCATAATGAAAGAAACTGCATTAGCTGAGCTGGTCACATACAATTTTGAAACTCAAAGAAACTCTGAAGAGTCGGTTGTGTTTTGA